In a single window of the Acidobacteriota bacterium genome:
- a CDS encoding RHS repeat-associated core domain-containing protein: MEAYTKNAYQWKVQVAFPDGSEKDFRPLGYGSEDNGFWNISPNGKLYDFGWYQIPPAPPNCSNNSSQVSTSGMVYYTTDGSYIRLFIAHDQDDDETNNPYTVYFPDGSYFQSSNGRLTDRNGNYLEPVSFQYNGKNASGIGDQLGRKIFLTSGDSPNELFVYGNGPNGTPIKWKIRYKMTNVRRHYRTTGAGSIRGRGGASNQVLLSEWDVVDEIILPPEYGSLKYEFGYNGSDEELRSDEQSDGFGELSYIRLPSGAEAFYEYSIPGWPDSNTYPPSTDFALRNAVSKKTVRHYTENDGSSNLVEEEWQYAIGPTGATVTSPDGSVMTQIHGNTAYQDAYSGLVKSIERANGSKVERLWGFYGSGPTGINPFVKAEFVSIKDATGNYVKTAIKTFTQDRNGNPTSVSEYDFVPYGEVPRTNGFPTGLPQNIGAPVRSTYTEYYNGTPDSSDTTTQSNYSYWDFTGPRNLTRRVIVKNASTQTVSQTEITYDDPLTTANPTLTRVWDSTKGAVSSPLTDNNSVKSQATYNSYGMPLTTTDANGTVTEITYGNITAPTGYVADLYPTQTVAAYGTPLARTSTATYDFYTGAVLTTTDVDNGVTNAMVYDDLGRPTKAITAQGTNLESWTQTEYDDVNRRVIVRSDLETVGDGKKVATQFFDQLGRVRLSKTLEDSATQSATNETDGIKVQARYKTVSGYTYQLSSNPYRAATSSAETDATMGWTLSTAWSHGRRAETETFAGAGLPTVFGGSNTNSTGIVRTDIDANTTTVTDQAGKLRRSVTNGLGQLIRVDEPDDSSSTGSLGSISSPNQATSYAYDTLNNLTTVTQGAQTRTFTYNSLSRLLTATNPESGTIQYGYDPNGNLTTKTDARSITTTYAYDALNRVTQRSYSDSTRAVSYFYDNLTNAKGKLTKVSSSVSTTEYTAFDILGRVTGHKQTTDGQEYATGYVYNLSGALVEQTYPSGRVVKNVLDANGDLSMVQSKKDASAGYWNYAENFTYNPAGAVTSLQLGNGQWQSNQYNSRMQMTAAYLGLTQNTSNLLKLDLDYGTTQNNGNLLSQVITVPTVGVESGFSATQNYTYDSLNRLKTANEVISSTETWKQTFVFDRYGNRNFDESNTTTLPKSCMDGGNPVVCTADRKIFNPSVNQNNNRLNTSEDYSYDSTGNTTNDPQGRLFKYDGENKQYEVRNSSNETIGQYFFDGNGKRVKKFVPSTDEVTVFVYDAMDKLIAEYSTNLSPEPTVAYTTSDHLGSPRIKTNENGAVISRNDYLPFGEDLYTAQRTQTLGYSSDDIRQKFTGYERDDEIDLDFAQARYYNSGHGRFTSPDPYKIVAEIEFEETEEKARAKLNRYLGVPQQWNRYSYTINNPLKYTDPTGEVIYLSGNDADVKKAHERLKNLLGDERYNLIKQSSDGRILYLNEGDVCGSNCSKFASIGDTPLNKEFSRKFAAILSSPEKVRFRIALEVSYFKVDQKGNKTQALRDVRKESGGGVTIPANESISGDIEIWVAPDAASTANRLAPFGKPHLTNDGRRLNFQDNSVVDGHEFGHGYDELFGQTGNSIRFENAVRERFPGQQRRKSEK; this comes from the coding sequence TTGGAAGCTTACACAAAAAATGCGTATCAGTGGAAAGTACAGGTTGCATTTCCGGACGGCAGCGAAAAGGATTTCCGACCGCTCGGCTATGGCAGCGAAGACAACGGATTCTGGAACATTTCCCCCAATGGAAAGCTTTACGACTTTGGCTGGTATCAGATCCCACCGGCGCCGCCTAACTGCTCAAACAACAGTTCTCAGGTTTCAACTTCCGGTATGGTCTATTACACGACGGATGGATCGTATATTCGTCTATTCATTGCTCATGACCAGGATGACGACGAAACGAACAATCCGTACACCGTCTATTTTCCGGATGGCAGCTATTTCCAAAGCTCTAATGGCCGTCTAACCGACCGTAACGGAAACTATCTGGAGCCGGTGAGTTTTCAGTATAACGGTAAGAATGCTAGCGGAATCGGCGACCAACTCGGTCGCAAGATCTTTTTGACCTCTGGGGACTCCCCAAACGAGCTTTTCGTTTACGGAAACGGTCCAAACGGCACACCGATCAAATGGAAGATCCGATACAAGATGACGAACGTTCGGCGACACTACAGGACAACCGGAGCAGGCAGTATTCGCGGCCGGGGCGGGGCGTCTAATCAGGTACTGCTTTCTGAGTGGGATGTAGTTGACGAGATCATTTTGCCTCCTGAATATGGAAGCCTCAAATACGAGTTCGGCTACAACGGAAGTGATGAGGAACTGCGATCTGATGAGCAATCAGACGGTTTTGGAGAGCTAAGCTACATTCGTCTGCCGTCCGGAGCAGAGGCTTTTTATGAATATTCCATCCCGGGTTGGCCCGATTCGAATACTTACCCTCCTAGCACTGATTTCGCTTTGCGAAACGCCGTCAGCAAAAAGACGGTGCGTCATTATACCGAAAATGATGGATCGTCGAACTTGGTCGAGGAAGAATGGCAATATGCTATCGGCCCGACAGGCGCGACTGTAACTTCACCCGATGGCAGCGTGATGACTCAGATTCATGGGAACACCGCCTATCAAGACGCCTATAGTGGCCTAGTAAAGTCAATTGAACGGGCAAACGGGTCAAAGGTAGAAAGGCTTTGGGGATTTTATGGCTCAGGACCAACAGGCATTAACCCATTTGTAAAAGCCGAGTTTGTTTCTATCAAGGATGCCACGGGAAACTATGTTAAAACCGCGATCAAGACGTTCACACAGGACCGTAATGGGAATCCGACGTCCGTATCCGAGTATGATTTTGTTCCCTACGGCGAAGTTCCGCGGACAAATGGTTTCCCGACAGGCCTGCCTCAGAACATCGGGGCTCCGGTCAGATCAACCTACACGGAATATTACAATGGCACTCCAGATTCCTCGGACACAACGACTCAGTCAAATTACAGCTATTGGGACTTCACAGGGCCAAGGAATCTTACCCGGAGGGTCATCGTTAAAAACGCCTCCACACAGACCGTCTCGCAAACCGAGATCACTTACGACGACCCATTGACCACGGCCAATCCTACACTGACGCGGGTTTGGGATTCGACAAAGGGTGCTGTTTCGTCGCCATTGACCGACAACAACTCCGTCAAGTCGCAGGCGACGTATAACAGCTACGGCATGCCGCTCACCACGACGGACGCTAACGGCACGGTCACTGAGATAACCTACGGGAATATAACTGCTCCGACCGGCTACGTAGCCGATCTTTACCCCACCCAGACGGTGGCGGCTTATGGGACGCCGCTCGCGAGGACATCGACGGCGACGTACGACTTTTATACGGGAGCGGTGTTGACGACGACGGACGTTGATAATGGTGTAACGAATGCGATGGTGTACGACGATCTTGGGCGGCCGACAAAAGCGATCACCGCACAAGGCACCAATCTCGAATCTTGGACCCAGACTGAATATGACGATGTCAATCGGCGTGTCATCGTCCGTTCGGACCTTGAAACGGTCGGCGACGGGAAAAAGGTCGCGACGCAGTTCTTTGATCAACTGGGCCGAGTGCGCCTGAGCAAAACGCTCGAAGACTCCGCAACCCAATCCGCCACCAACGAAACCGACGGCATCAAGGTGCAGGCTCGGTATAAGACGGTTTCCGGGTACACGTATCAACTATCGTCGAATCCATATCGGGCTGCGACTTCATCGGCGGAAACCGACGCGACGATGGGATGGACGTTGTCGACGGCGTGGAGCCATGGTCGGCGTGCTGAGACGGAGACGTTTGCGGGTGCCGGGCTGCCTACAGTCTTTGGCGGCAGTAATACGAACTCTACCGGCATCGTCCGAACCGACATCGATGCAAATACGACCACCGTCACCGACCAGGCCGGAAAACTGCGCCGTTCTGTTACAAACGGGTTAGGCCAGTTGATCCGCGTTGACGAGCCGGACGATAGCAGTAGTACGGGAAGCCTCGGTTCGATCTCTAGTCCTAATCAGGCAACAAGTTATGCTTATGACACGCTCAATAACCTGACGACGGTGACCCAGGGTGCGCAGACGAGGACGTTTACGTACAACAGTTTGTCGAGGCTGCTGACGGCGACGAATCCTGAGAGCGGGACGATTCAGTACGGCTATGATCCAAATGGGAATTTGACGACGAAAACCGATGCGAGGAGCATTACGACGACTTACGCTTATGATGCTTTGAATCGTGTGACGCAGCGGAGCTATTCGGATTCGACGCGGGCGGTGAGTTATTTTTATGACAATTTGACGAACGCAAAGGGTAAACTTACAAAAGTGAGTTCCAGCGTATCGACAACCGAATACACTGCGTTCGACATCTTAGGAAGAGTGACGGGGCACAAGCAAACAACGGATGGGCAGGAGTATGCGACGGGGTATGTGTATAACCTGTCAGGTGCGCTTGTCGAGCAGACGTATCCGAGCGGACGTGTTGTAAAGAATGTTTTAGACGCCAACGGCGATCTTTCGATGGTTCAATCAAAGAAAGACGCCTCTGCCGGGTACTGGAACTACGCCGAAAACTTCACCTACAACCCAGCCGGTGCGGTGACTTCGCTGCAATTGGGGAATGGCCAATGGCAGTCAAATCAGTATAATTCGAGAATGCAGATGACGGCCGCCTATTTGGGATTAACTCAAAATACAAGCAATCTGCTCAAACTCGATCTCGATTACGGCACGACCCAGAACAACGGAAACCTATTATCCCAAGTGATAACTGTCCCAACCGTCGGCGTCGAAAGCGGTTTTTCGGCAACGCAGAATTACACTTACGATTCGCTCAACCGTTTGAAAACTGCGAACGAAGTTATCAGCTCAACCGAAACATGGAAACAGACTTTTGTTTTTGACCGCTATGGTAATCGAAATTTCGATGAGTCAAACACAACTACTCTGCCGAAAAGCTGTATGGATGGCGGCAATCCCGTCGTCTGCACGGCTGACAGAAAGATCTTCAACCCTTCGGTCAATCAGAACAATAACCGCCTGAACACGAGCGAAGACTATTCCTATGATTCAACGGGAAATACCACGAACGATCCGCAAGGCCGACTTTTCAAATACGACGGCGAGAACAAACAATACGAAGTTAGAAATTCGTCGAACGAGACCATCGGCCAGTATTTCTTCGACGGAAACGGAAAGAGGGTAAAGAAGTTCGTCCCCTCGACCGACGAGGTAACAGTTTTCGTCTATGACGCGATGGACAAACTTATCGCAGAGTATTCCACAAATTTGAGCCCGGAACCAACCGTGGCCTACACAACATCAGACCACCTCGGAAGCCCTAGGATCAAGACCAACGAGAACGGAGCGGTGATCTCACGAAACGACTACCTCCCCTTCGGCGAAGACCTCTACACAGCCCAACGCACCCAAACCCTCGGATACTCATCTGACGATATCAGACAGAAATTCACGGGTTACGAAAGAGACGACGAAATAGACCTGGATTTCGCACAAGCGCGATATTACAACTCTGGGCATGGTAGATTCACATCGCCGGACCCATACAAGATCGTCGCCGAAATCGAGTTCGAGGAAACCGAGGAAAAGGCCAGAGCCAAATTAAATAGATATCTTGGCGTTCCTCAGCAATGGAATCGATACTCCTACACCATTAACAATCCTCTTAAGTACACGGACCCAACCGGAGAGGTCATCTATCTGTCGGGCAACGACGCGGACGTAAAGAAAGCACACGAGAGATTAAAAAACTTGCTTGGAGACGAGCGATACAATCTAATCAAGCAAAGCTCTGATGGTAGAATTCTGTACTTAAACGAAGGAGATGTTTGCGGCAGTAATTGCTCCAAGTTTGCGAGTATTGGAGACACTCCATTAAACAAAGAATTCAGTAGGAAATTCGCCGCTATCCTGTCAAGTCCGGAGAAGGTGCGGTTCCGAATTGCCCTTGAAGTTTCCTACTTCAAAGTCGATCAAAAAGGCAACAAGACACAAGCCTTACGAGATGTAAGAAAAGAGTCAGGTGGAGGGGTAACGATTCCCGCAAATGAAAGTATTAGTGGTGACATAGAAATCTGGGTCGCTCCAGATGCAGCGTCCACCGCAAACAGATTAGCTCCTTTCGGAAAACCGCATTTAACGAACGACGGACGTCGCCTCAATTTCCAGGATAACAGTGTGGTTGATGGTCACGAATTTGGTCATGGGTACGACGAACTCTTCGGCCAGACCGGAAACTCGATAAGGTTTGAAAATGCAGTAAGGGAAAGATTTCCTGGACAACAGAGAAGAAAATCGGAGAAGTGA
- a CDS encoding RHS repeat-associated core domain-containing protein, which translates to MTGHKQTTDGQEYATGYVYNLSGALVEQTYPSGRVVKNVLDANGDLSMVQSKKGASAGYWNYAQNFTYNAAGAVTSMQLGNGKWESTQFNSRLQPTQIALGATPNATNLLKLDYSYGATANNGNVLSQTITVPTVGVNTGFTAVQSYQYDSLNRLQDATENVTPHGGSQTQSWRQAFTFDRYGNRNFDEANTTTLPKECNGNTEVCEAIRPIVNPSANTANNRLNGYTFDAAGNITVDAENRTFIYDAENKQTEVRDSQNTVIGQYRYDGDGKRVKKIVPATGEVTVFVYDASGKSIAEYSTVIESVETAKVAYLTADHLGSPRINTDRDGNVTSRRDFHPFGEQIYTSQRTTGLGYDSDSVRKQFTGYELDTETDLDFAQARYFSHNHGRFMSSDDFTNDTRTSNPQSWNLYVYVRNNPLNFTDPTGMYVWGESLGGSQTDEELNRTRDGRGIVERRNQIINTLTTLQALTAETARARGLTDAQFADIQRAVSSYGAVNVNNGVTVEFGNIPGNAVAQVSAGRDARGNVRFFNEVTNAEGAITGVQANVVVTFESISADNIVHEGSHIADRQALATEFFREAYTNGNADYDAATSVLNLTQYETENRAYTTESNYVRYRQGETDIWGPGWSNDRRQTAIDNKIRDGYRDSQNRRVTPQNQGDRIFRWQRRQ; encoded by the coding sequence GTGACCGGACATAAACAGACGACGGATGGGCAGGAGTATGCGACGGGGTATGTGTACAACCTGTCAGGTGCGCTTGTCGAGCAGACGTATCCGAGCGGACGTGTTGTAAAGAATGTTTTAGACGCCAACGGCGATCTTTCGATGGTTCAATCAAAGAAAGGCGCTTCTGCCGGGTACTGGAACTACGCCCAAAACTTCACCTACAACGCCGCCGGGGCGGTGACGAGTATGCAGCTCGGGAATGGCAAATGGGAATCGACGCAGTTCAACTCACGACTGCAACCGACGCAGATCGCTCTGGGAGCGACGCCAAACGCTACGAACCTTCTCAAGCTCGATTACAGTTACGGCGCGACCGCGAACAACGGCAATGTTCTTAGCCAGACGATAACCGTTCCGACGGTTGGTGTGAATACTGGCTTTACGGCGGTGCAGAGTTATCAATATGATTCGCTCAACCGGTTGCAGGACGCGACTGAGAATGTCACGCCCCACGGCGGTTCGCAGACGCAGTCGTGGCGGCAGGCGTTCACGTTTGACCGTTACGGCAACCGGAACTTTGACGAGGCGAATACCACGACCTTGCCGAAAGAATGCAACGGCAACACGGAGGTTTGCGAGGCGATCCGGCCGATTGTCAACCCATCGGCAAACACGGCGAACAATCGTCTGAACGGCTACACCTTTGACGCCGCCGGCAACATCACCGTCGATGCCGAAAACAGAACGTTCATCTACGACGCGGAAAACAAACAAACCGAAGTCCGCGATTCGCAGAATACCGTGATCGGCCAATACCGCTACGACGGCGACGGAAAACGTGTCAAAAAGATCGTCCCAGCAACGGGCGAAGTAACCGTCTTCGTCTACGACGCGAGCGGAAAATCCATCGCCGAATACTCAACCGTCATCGAATCCGTCGAAACCGCCAAAGTCGCGTACCTAACCGCCGACCACCTCGGCTCACCCCGCATCAACACCGACCGCGACGGCAACGTCACCTCCCGCCGCGACTTTCACCCCTTCGGCGAACAGATCTACACATCTCAACGCACGACTGGACTCGGTTACGACAGCGACAGCGTGAGAAAACAATTCACGGGCTATGAACTGGACACCGAAACGGATCTAGATTTTGCTCAAGCCAGATATTTTTCTCACAATCATGGACGCTTCATGAGTTCAGATGATTTCACCAATGACACTCGAACCTCAAATCCTCAAAGCTGGAATCTTTATGTCTATGTCCGAAACAACCCGCTTAATTTTACTGACCCGACCGGAATGTATGTTTGGGGCGAAAGCTTAGGAGGAAGTCAAACTGATGAAGAGCTAAATAGAACGAGAGATGGCAGAGGAATTGTAGAAAGGCGAAACCAAATCATTAACACCCTAACGACTTTGCAAGCTCTAACTGCTGAAACTGCACGAGCGCGCGGCTTAACAGACGCTCAGTTTGCAGATATTCAAAGAGCCGTCAGTTCCTATGGTGCGGTAAATGTCAACAATGGTGTTACGGTTGAGTTTGGAAACATTCCCGGAAATGCTGTTGCTCAAGTGAGTGCAGGAAGAGATGCTCGGGGAAATGTCCGGTTTTTCAACGAAGTTACCAACGCCGAGGGAGCAATTACTGGAGTGCAGGCGAATGTAGTGGTTACGTTTGAAAGTATAAGTGCAGATAACATCGTTCACGAAGGAAGCCATATTGCCGACCGGCAAGCTCTCGCTACCGAATTTTTTAGGGAAGCCTATACAAATGGTAACGCTGACTACGACGCCGCAACGTCAGTTTTAAATCTAACTCAATACGAAACCGAAAACAGGGCTTATACAACAGAATCGAATTATGTTCGGTATAGACAAGGTGAAACTGACATTTGGGGGCCAGGGTGGTCTAATGACAGAAGGCAAACGGCGATCGACAACAAAATTCGAGATGGATATAGAGACTCTCAAAATCGGCGGGTTACACCGCAGAACCAAGGGGACAGGATCTTTAGATGGCAGAGGAGGCAATAA